ATGGTGACCAGGTAGGTGGGCGTGATGTATTTGATGATGATCCCAAAGATATTGGGGATGCGCATCTCGGCGCCTTCGTGGGCGATTTCGAAACCGCGTTTGATGCCCAAGCCCCAGCCGAAGATGATCACGAGGATGGTGGCCTGCACAAAGAGCATCACGGTGCCGACCCAGAAATCCATCGTGTCGAGCGCCTTCAGGTCCTTGGAGAAATACCAGACAAACATGGTGCCCACGGCGGTCATGAGACCGAGCAGGGCGACCGAGGCTTTACGCTCGATGCCGAGGCCTTCTTCGAGGAAGGCGATGCCGGGCTGCAACATGGAGAGCGAGCTGGTGACCGCCGCGATGAAGAGCAGCACGAAGAAAATCGACGCGAAGAGGTGACCGGCAGGCATGGAGGCGAAGACCTGCGGCAGGACATTGAAGCCCAGGCCGAAGGTGCCTTGGCCGACGATGCCGGCGGCGCCGAGGAAGACGAAGGCAGCCGGCACGGTGATGAGACCGCCGAGGCCGACCTCGCAAAACTCGTTGGCGGCGGTGGCGGTGAGGCCGGAGAGGACGACATCGTCCTGTTTGCGCAGGTAGGAGGCGTAGGTGATGATCACGCCGAAGCCGACGGAGAGGGAGAAGAAGATCTGGCCGGCGGCCGCGAGCCAGAGTTGCGGGTTCTTCAGGCCGGCGGCGACGTCACCGGGGTTCCACATGTAGGCGAGGCCGTTGAGCACGTTTTGGTCGGGCTTGGCCGGGTCGGGCGTGCCGAGGGTCAACACGCGCACCAGGATCACGATGGCAATGAAGATGAGCGCCGGCATGGCCACCTTGCAGACCATCTCGATGCCCTTGGAGATGCCGCGGTAGATGAAGAAGAAGTTAACGACGTAGACGATGACGACGAAGATGCCCACGTCGCGCAGGCCGAACTTGAAGGCCACGCCATCGGAGCCCGCCCCGGTGAAGTTGGCGAAGAAGGTCGTGTAGTCCTTCCCGTCAATGGAGAGGTTACCCATGAGCGCGTTGAGCGCGTAGCCGAGCGCCCAAGCCTCGATATACACGTAATACATGTAGATGATGACCGGGACGACGAAGCCGATCACGCCGAGGTATTTGGCGGCGGGGTGCTTGAGCAGCGCGTTGAAGATGCCCGAGGTGGAGTGGTAACCCTTGCGACCGCCGAAACGGCCCAGCGTCCACTCGGTCCAGCAGATCGGAATACCGATCAGCAGCAGCGAAATGAAATACGCCACCATGAAGGCGCCACCGCCGTATTGAGCGGCGAGGCCGGGGAAGCGCAGGAAGTTGCCAAGGCCCACGGCGCTACCGGCAACCGCGAGAATGACACCAAGTCGGGAGGACCAAGCCTCTTTGGGAGCGGACATGGGCCCAACGGGCTAAGGGAGCGCGCGTTAACTGCAATGGTGTTTTTACGTAGTGGCGTTCCCCACCGTCCGACCGGCGTCTGCAGGCTGCGGGGAACATTGCCGGATTGGCCTCGTCAATGAAGCCGTGCCGAAGTCACTGTGCCCCCGTATGCGAAACCCCTTTCGATGCCCCCAACGAATCCGCCGAGCCGTGGCCGGCCTGAGTTTCGGGATACTTTTCTGGTGGGGCGCGGGGTGTGAGAGCACCGCCGGCAGTTTGGCGACGAACGAAACCTCGTCGGACGTCACCGCCATCGATGGCGGCGATCAGTCTGCGTCCGAAACGGCCGACGTCGCGGCGGAGTTGACTGCCGCCCAACAACAGGCGGCCGAAGCTGAGCGGCAGTTGGAGCGGGATCGGCAGGCGCTGCAGTTCTCCGCCTGGCAGCACGTGAAGGCCATCGTGGAGATGTGGCGGCAGATGCCGCCGGAGTATTTTCCGGGCATCGCGACGCTGGTGGAGCAAATCGACACGCTCGCGGCCGAGATCGAGCGCGAGGATTCGTTGCAAGTGGGGCGCATCGACCCACTCCAGCTCACCACGCACAACCCGGCGTTCTGGCGGGCGATGTTGGAGACCACTCCGGAGGATCCGGTGGTGGGACTCTTCGAGCAGATGTTGTGGACGGCACGGGGGTATTTTGACCGGGCGGGCTGGTTGATTGATCTGCAGATTTCGGGACCAGCGCTGCCCATGCCAGTGCATCGGCTGACCTATCGGGTGGACGACGAGATTGAAAAGCTGCGGGCGCGCAAAGACGCGCGCTTGCGGGCGCTGAGTCAGAGTCTGAGCGGGGAGGAGTTGTTGCGTTTCATCACCAGTGCCCGGGGCTTCCGCGGACAGGATCCGGATCTGGTGCTGGCCTCGATCGTGGTGCGGTTGCGCATGGCCGGTATCGATCCAGCCGATACGGAGGCCACGTCGGTTCAGGTTTCCGAGCTGATGGAGACGATGCGGGACGACTGGCTGATCGTGGCCGAGCACAATCCGTGGCTCGCGGCGCGCTTCAATCCGGATCCGGCGGCGCGCAAGGCGGCCCTCGAAGCCGAGGGTTTTTTCGCCCAGTTGGCCGAAAGCCGGGGCGCTTACGGGGAACGCGATCTGCAACGTCTGGCGGAGGCGATGGCGGCGGGCGGCTTTTATGCCGAGGCTGTGCAAACCTCGCGCCGCGCGGTCGGCATGCGCGGCTTCACGATGCCCGGCGATACCATGGTTTGGTGGGACTGGCTGGAACCTCTGATCGGGGCGGAGGAAACGGCCGCGCTGCGCGACGCGATGGATTCCGGTGAGATTCGCCCGGTGGCCTTTTTTGAAGTCGGACGCGCGCTCGACGGCACGCCTCAGTTGCCCTTGCACCCGATCCTGGGCGAGCGGGCGCTGCGGCGTCTCCAGGAAGTGGAGCGGCGCTTGAGCAGCGCGGAACCCGACTCCCGGGAAGCGGCGATTGCGCGACTCACGCAGGCAGAAACCCTGGGCCACCTCGGCCGGTGGGACGAAGCCGAAGCGGCGTTGGACGCGGTGCCGGCGACGCTGGCGCAGGCAGCCATCCCGATGCGGATGTGGGTGGCGCTATGGAGCGGTCGGGTCGACGACATCGAGACGCTCAAACGTGAGCTCGACCCGGACTCCGTGCTGGAGGCGCCGGCCTTGCCCGCCCTCGCCGATGCGGCGCAGGGCAACTGGGCGGCCGGAGCCGAGGTGTTTGCCATGGCGGCGGAGTCGCTGGCCAACGACAACGAATACCGCGCCTACTACGCGCTCATGGGCGCGGCCTTCCATCGGGTGGCCGGGGATGAGGCGAAGGCGGTCGCGTTGATCAAACGGGCACGCGAACTCGGCGCGGGCCATGACTGGGTCAGCGTGTTGGTGCGCAGCATGGCCGGCGAAGACGAGCGCGAGCCGGTGGGCGACAACATCACCGAAATCGCCGAAGCCGGGCGGGTGTGCGAACAGCGTTTTTATCGCGCTTTCCAAACCGACCTGTCCCCCGCGCGGCGTCAGGCGCTGTTGGAGAGCTGCGTATCCACGGGCGTGGTCGACTTCGTGGAATACACGGCGTCACTGCTGCGGCTGCGCGAGTTGGAACCCGAGCGTTGGGATCCGAGTTTTGCCGCGCCGGATGTTGCGGATCCGGCGGAAGACGAGGAAACCAAAGACGCGGATCGCGAGTGGACCAGGGACGCCTCGCCGACGTGGTCCGTGCCTTCCTGAATCCTGGTCGTGTCGTTTTCGTCCGTCATCTGTTTACCTGTTTTGCCATGTCCGTAATCTCTTCGTTCCGTTCCCGTCTGCGTTGCGTATCCACCTTCTGGGCACTCGTTGGCGCGCTGGCGGTGGCCTGGGTGTTGCCCGGCTGTCAGGTGGTGCCGCAATCGAGCACGATCGTGGCGGCTTCTGCGGGTGACGTGCAGGAAGAGGCTTGGGCGAACGTGCAGGAACTCACCGCTGAACTGGGCCAGGTGGACGGGCGGCGGTATCCCGGCGTGGCGGCGTTGGTGAGCGACCTGCGGGCGGCGGCGGCGCGGGTCGATGCGGGCACGGGCGGTAGTTACGAGATGCTCGATCCGGCGAAGCTCATCGCGGAGAATCCGAACTTTTGGCAGGCGATGGCGGAGATGGACCCGGGCGACAGCACGTTGGCGGTGTTGGAGGGCATGGTGCTGGCGGCGGCGGGCCACATCGAAGCGGCGCAGGATGCATTGGAGTTGGCAGAGGCCGGACCGTTGATGGAGGACGAACTTGGCCGGCGGGTGGCGGCGCAGTTACGCACCATCGATGCGTGGTCGCTTTCCCCGCCGGGGGTGCAGCTTTTGCAGGCGCGCAGTCTGCCGCCGGAGGAGCAGTGGTCGCCGGTGAAGAAGGTGGAGGCGAGTTTTCCGGAATCGGCCACGGCGGCGATGGCGGTGCTGCGGATGCGCGCGGAGCTGGCCGACATCGAGCTCACCGAAGCGGAGGGCGACGACGAGCGCATGCGCACCAAGATCCTCGCGGCCGAACCGCGGGCGGTGAAGGTGCTGGAGGAGAAGCAACCGCTGTGGGCGGCGATTTTGAAGGCGGACGGCGAAGCGGGCGACGCGGGGCGACGCATCGCCAAGATGCTGGAACCGGATCTGACCGGCGTGCTGAACCTGTCTGCGGAAGACTGGGAGCAGTTGATCGCGGATTTTGATCGGATCGGGCTGCCGGATTGGGCGCTGCGGGCGTTGCGCATGCGAGCGGCGGAGAGCGGTGGTCTGAGTGATCGTGATCTGACCGCGATGCGTCAGCTATTGCCGAAGGTGCTGCCGGCGGCGACGGCCGAACGCTTGGTGGATGCCTTGGAAAGTGGCAGTCTCGAGCCGGTGGCGCTGCGGGTGCCGCAGGCGGAGCCGACCGGGACAGAGGACTGGCCGATCGATCCGGTGGTGGGGGGATCGTTGGTTTCCCTGACCCGGCAGGCCGAAGCGGTGCTGGAGGATGTCGAAGGTGAGCCGGAGACCTTGATCGAGCGCAGTGCGGTCGTGAGTCTGGCGCAAAACGCGCTGTTGTTGGGCGATCTGGAGCGGGCCGAGCGGGAGTTGCTCAATGCGGCGACGGTGGCGGACGCCGATGAGCGGCTGCAGGTGGCGCGGTTGAAACTGGCGATGATGCGGGGCGAGCGCGGCGCGGTGGTCGCGGCCCAGGAGGAGCTGCGCAAGGTCGATCGCGGGTTTAAACAGAGCTATTTTACGGCGGGCAATTCGTTCATCCAGACCGGCGATTGGGAGCAGGCTATGGACGTCTTTGCGGTCGGTTTTAAACACCGCAATCTCGAGCCGGAGCGCCGGGCTTATGCGGCCTTGTATTCCCATGCGGCGGCGCGACTGGCCGGGCGCAGTCAGGAAAAAATGCTCCGCGAGGCGCTGGAGTTGGTGGAGGAAGACGAGTGGGTGGCGCGGCTGATTTTGACGGTGCTGGGCGAGGTGGAGCCCGCGCAACTCATGGTCGAGGCCGACGAAGGCCGCCACTACGTCGCGCTGGGGCAGCGTTGTGAGGCGCACTTTGTGTTGGCCTTCACCCCGGGGCAGACTACGACCGGGCGCAACGCGGAACTCGAAGCCTGCATCGCGACGGGTGTATCGACCTTCATCGAATACGAGTTCGCGCAAAGCTGGTTGCGGGCGCAAGGGGGGCGGTAGGCGGTAGGCTCGCTTTGGGGCAATTGAGTGAACTTCGTTCTTCTGCCCGGGGGCTTGATCCGTAGTGTGCGGCGCGACGCATGAAGCACGCACCGACTTCTCTTCGCGCCCCGACGCTGGGCGAATCGCTGATTCCGGTCGTATGCCTGGTGGTGTTCCTGGCTGGATCGGTGCTCAATCTCAATGACCTCCCGGAGCTGGCGGTGATCACGCCGCTGCTGCGGGCCCTGGCGTCGATTCCGTATTTCGGCGACGTGTTGCACGCCTCGATTCCGGTGCAGTTGCCGCTCGTGGCGGCGACGGTGGTGGCCTCCATTATGGCGAAGCGGGTCGGGCTGCGTTGGCGGGACATTCACGAGAGTTATTTGCGTGGCATCAAACTGTCGCTGGGCGCGGTGCTCATTCTGCTGGTGGTGGGCATGTTGATCGGGGTGTGGATCGCCAGCGGGGTGGTGCCCTTGATGATCGTGTGGGGGCTCAAGCTGCTGTCGCCGGGGGCGTTTCTTTTTGTGACCTGCCTGATCTGCGCGATCGTATCGGTGGTGACGGGCAGCTCGTGGACGACGGCGGGCACGGTGGGGGTGGCGCTTATCGGCGTGGGGCAGGGGCTGGGCGTGCCCATGCCGATGGTGGCGGGGGCCATCATCTCGGGGGCGTATTTTGGCGATAAGATGTCACCGTTGTCGGATACCACTAACCTGGCGCCGGGCGTGGCGGGAGCGGAGTTGTTCGAGCACGTGAAGCACATGCTTTTCACCACCGGGCCGAGTTTGGTGATCGCGCTGGGGCTGTATTGGCTGCTCGGGCTGCGCTTCGGCGAGGGCACGATCGAGGCGGGCTCGATTGACGAAATGATCCGTGGCATGAGCGCCGGTTACACGCTCTCGGGCTGGCTGGTGGTGCCACCGCTGGTGGTGTTGGTGCTGGTGATCGCGCGGGTGCCGGCCTTGCCGTCGCTGGTGGCGGGCGTGGTGGTGGGCGGGGTGATGGCCAGTGTGCTGCAAGGGAGCACGCTCTCGGATCTGTTGATCACCTCCTACGACGGTTTCGTGAGTGAGACCGGGGTTGCGGCGGTCGATGACCTGCTGACGCGCGGCGGGATGAGCAGCATGTATGGCACGGTGGGGATCATTTTGTGCGCGATGTGTTACGGCGGCGTGATGGAGCGGTCGGGCATGTTGGAACGCATCGCGGGGGCGATTCTGGGTCTGGCCAAATCGCGGGGCGGACTCGTGGGCGCGACGCTGGCGACCAGCATGGGCATCAATCTGGTGGCCTCGGACCAATACCTGTCGATTGTCGTGCCGGGCCGCATGTATCGCGGCGCTTACGCCAAGCGCGGGCTGCATCCGAAGAACCTGTCGCGGTGCCTCGAGGACGGCGGCACCATCACCTCGCCGCTCATTCCGTGGAATTCCTGCGGCGCCTACATGTTTGCGACGCTGGGGGTGTTCCCGCTGGCCTACCTGCCGTTTGCGTTTCTGAACCTGCTCAACCCGCTCATTTCGCTACTGTATGGCTTCACTGGCTGGACGATGGCCCCGGCAGATCCCGTGGACGACGAGGAGGAGGAATAGGTTTTACAGAAGGAAACGAAGGCAACCAAGTCGGGCTCGGCGGCTCGCGCCATTATTCATGTCATTGATTGATCGATACGTTTTGCGGGAGTGGGTGGGCGCACTGGCTTTGGTGCTCGGAGCCACCATGGGCCTG
This portion of the Actomonas aquatica genome encodes:
- a CDS encoding tetratricopeptide repeat protein, which gives rise to MSVISSFRSRLRCVSTFWALVGALAVAWVLPGCQVVPQSSTIVAASAGDVQEEAWANVQELTAELGQVDGRRYPGVAALVSDLRAAAARVDAGTGGSYEMLDPAKLIAENPNFWQAMAEMDPGDSTLAVLEGMVLAAAGHIEAAQDALELAEAGPLMEDELGRRVAAQLRTIDAWSLSPPGVQLLQARSLPPEEQWSPVKKVEASFPESATAAMAVLRMRAELADIELTEAEGDDERMRTKILAAEPRAVKVLEEKQPLWAAILKADGEAGDAGRRIAKMLEPDLTGVLNLSAEDWEQLIADFDRIGLPDWALRALRMRAAESGGLSDRDLTAMRQLLPKVLPAATAERLVDALESGSLEPVALRVPQAEPTGTEDWPIDPVVGGSLVSLTRQAEAVLEDVEGEPETLIERSAVVSLAQNALLLGDLERAERELLNAATVADADERLQVARLKLAMMRGERGAVVAAQEELRKVDRGFKQSYFTAGNSFIQTGDWEQAMDVFAVGFKHRNLEPERRAYAALYSHAAARLAGRSQEKMLREALELVEEDEWVARLILTVLGEVEPAQLMVEADEGRHYVALGQRCEAHFVLAFTPGQTTTGRNAELEACIATGVSTFIEYEFAQSWLRAQGGR
- the nhaC gene encoding Na+/H+ antiporter NhaC, giving the protein MKHAPTSLRAPTLGESLIPVVCLVVFLAGSVLNLNDLPELAVITPLLRALASIPYFGDVLHASIPVQLPLVAATVVASIMAKRVGLRWRDIHESYLRGIKLSLGAVLILLVVGMLIGVWIASGVVPLMIVWGLKLLSPGAFLFVTCLICAIVSVVTGSSWTTAGTVGVALIGVGQGLGVPMPMVAGAIISGAYFGDKMSPLSDTTNLAPGVAGAELFEHVKHMLFTTGPSLVIALGLYWLLGLRFGEGTIEAGSIDEMIRGMSAGYTLSGWLVVPPLVVLVLVIARVPALPSLVAGVVVGGVMASVLQGSTLSDLLITSYDGFVSETGVAAVDDLLTRGGMSSMYGTVGIILCAMCYGGVMERSGMLERIAGAILGLAKSRGGLVGATLATSMGINLVASDQYLSIVVPGRMYRGAYAKRGLHPKNLSRCLEDGGTITSPLIPWNSCGAYMFATLGVFPLAYLPFAFLNLLNPLISLLYGFTGWTMAPADPVDDEEEE
- a CDS encoding sodium-dependent transporter; translation: MSAPKEAWSSRLGVILAVAGSAVGLGNFLRFPGLAAQYGGGAFMVAYFISLLLIGIPICWTEWTLGRFGGRKGYHSTSGIFNALLKHPAAKYLGVIGFVVPVIIYMYYVYIEAWALGYALNALMGNLSIDGKDYTTFFANFTGAGSDGVAFKFGLRDVGIFVVIVYVVNFFFIYRGISKGIEMVCKVAMPALIFIAIVILVRVLTLGTPDPAKPDQNVLNGLAYMWNPGDVAAGLKNPQLWLAAAGQIFFSLSVGFGVIITYASYLRKQDDVVLSGLTATAANEFCEVGLGGLITVPAAFVFLGAAGIVGQGTFGLGFNVLPQVFASMPAGHLFASIFFVLLFIAAVTSSLSMLQPGIAFLEEGLGIERKASVALLGLMTAVGTMFVWYFSKDLKALDTMDFWVGTVMLFVQATILVIIFGWGLGIKRGFEIAHEGAEMRIPNIFGIIIKYITPTYLVTIFVMFLLQNVFGWNYSFSDPVFQPTGYVEDIIGDNPSHVARITVCFIAIITTFALVFVNIAGRRWTTNPPTAQDD